A section of the Malania oleifera isolate guangnan ecotype guangnan chromosome 2, ASM2987363v1, whole genome shotgun sequence genome encodes:
- the LOC131149669 gene encoding UDP-glycosyltransferase 86A2 isoform X1, translating to MVDQTSWKPHAILVAYPLQGHVIPSVHLAIKLASKGFTITFVNTNYIHHQTFQAHRSRDSACSDPFAAVRDSGLDIRYTTVCDGLPLEFDRSLNHDQFMGSLLHVFSTHVEEVLGRIISSACPPVTCLIADTFFVWPATIAQKFGLLYVSFWTEPALVFTLYYHMHLLEKNGHFACPDPRGDTVDYVPGVAGIEPKDMTSYLQDTDTSSVCHQIISKAFQEARGAHVVLCNTVHELEPYTISALRPGIQFLAVGPIFPTGFSRSAVATSLWSESDCTHWLDARPRASVLYVSFGSYAHVTKSDLVEIANGLARSGVSFVWVLRPDIVSSEDADPLPVGYREEIGDRAMVIPWCFQISVLAHPAIGGFLTHCGWNSILESAWCRVPMLCFPLLTDQFTNRKLVVDDWKIGINLSDGKPITKEEVSENVIRLMSGKSGDEFRNRIGEMRTMMEAALTPGGSSEKNMDRFIAGLKASTQK from the exons ATGGTTGACCAAACTTCTTGG AAACCTCATGCCATCCTGGTAGCATACCCACTTCAAGGGCACGTCATCCCCTCCGTCCACCTGGCCATCAAGCTTGCCTCCAAGGGCTTCACCATCACCTTCGTCAACACCAACTACATCCACCACCAGACCTTCCAAGCCCACCGCAGCCGCGACTCCGCCTGCAGCGACCCCTTCGCCGCCGTTCGCGACTCGGGTCTCGACATCCGCTACACGACCGTGTGCGACGGCCTGCCCCTGGAGTTCGACCGCTCCCTCAACCACGATCAGTTCATGGGGTCGCTGTTGCACGTGTTCTCGACGCACGTGGAGGAGGTGCTCGGGAGGATTATCAGCTCTGCATGCCCGCCGGTCACCTGCTTGATCGCCGACACCTTCTTTGTGTGGCCGGCAACGATTGCCCAGAAGTTTGGGCTGCTGTATGTTTCTTTCTGGACCGAACCGGCTCTGGTTTTTACACTATATTACCATATGCATCTTCTCGAGAAAAATGGTCATTTTGCTTGCCCTG ATCCTCGCGGTGACACGGTGGATTACGTACCGGGGGTGGCGGGAATCGAGCCAAAGGATATGACGTCGTATCTCCAAGACACGGACACCTCCTCCGTCTGCCACCAGATCATCTCCAAAGCCTTCCAGGAGGCCCGCGGCGCCCACGTCGTCCTCTGCAACACGGTCCATGAACTCGAACCCTATACCATTTCCGCCCTCCGACCCGGCATTCAGTTCCTCGCGGTCGGACCCATCTTCCCCACCGGGTTCTCCAGGAGCGCCGTCGCCACCAGCCTCTGGTCCGAGTCCGACTGCACCCACTGGCTCGACGCCAGGCCGCGCGCCTCTGTCCTCTACGTGTCCTTTGGCAGCTACGCCCACGTCACCAAGAGCGACCTCGTGGAGATCGCCAACGGTTTAGCCCGAAGCGGGGTCAGTTTCGTTTGGGTGCTCCGACCCGACATCGTGAGCTCCGAGGATGCGGACCCCCTGCCCGTCGGATACAGGGAGGAGATCGGCGACCGCGCGATGGTAATCCCCTGGTGCTTCCAGATATCGGTGCTGGCCCACCCGGCGATCGGCGGGTTCTTGACGCACTGCGGGTGGAACTCGATACTGGAGAGCGCCTGGTGTAGGGTTCCAATGCTGTGCTTCCCGCTGCTGACGGATCAGTTTACGAATCGCAAATTGGTGGTGGATGATTGGAAGATCGGGATCAACTTGAGCGACGGGAAGCCGATCACGAAGGAGGAGGTTTCGGAGAATGTCATCCGTCTGATGAGTGGAAAATCAGGGGACGAGTTCAGGAATCGAATAGGAGAGATGAGGACGATGATGGAAGCGGCTTTGACGCCCGGTGGATCCTCCGAAAAAAATATGGATCGGTTCATAGCGGGTCTAAAGGCCAGTACGCAAAAATAA
- the LOC131149669 gene encoding UDP-glycosyltransferase 86A2 isoform X2 — protein MADGEQKPHAILVAYPLQGHVIPSVHLAIKLASKGFTITFVNTNYIHHQTFQAHRSRDSACSDPFAAVRDSGLDIRYTTVCDGLPLEFDRSLNHDQFMGSLLHVFSTHVEEVLGRIISSACPPVTCLIADTFFVWPATIAQKFGLLYVSFWTEPALVFTLYYHMHLLEKNGHFACPDPRGDTVDYVPGVAGIEPKDMTSYLQDTDTSSVCHQIISKAFQEARGAHVVLCNTVHELEPYTISALRPGIQFLAVGPIFPTGFSRSAVATSLWSESDCTHWLDARPRASVLYVSFGSYAHVTKSDLVEIANGLARSGVSFVWVLRPDIVSSEDADPLPVGYREEIGDRAMVIPWCFQISVLAHPAIGGFLTHCGWNSILESAWCRVPMLCFPLLTDQFTNRKLVVDDWKIGINLSDGKPITKEEVSENVIRLMSGKSGDEFRNRIGEMRTMMEAALTPGGSSEKNMDRFIAGLKASTQK, from the exons ATGGCGGATGGAGAACAGAAACCTCATGCCATCCTGGTAGCATACCCACTTCAAGGGCACGTCATCCCCTCCGTCCACCTGGCCATCAAGCTTGCCTCCAAGGGCTTCACCATCACCTTCGTCAACACCAACTACATCCACCACCAGACCTTCCAAGCCCACCGCAGCCGCGACTCCGCCTGCAGCGACCCCTTCGCCGCCGTTCGCGACTCGGGTCTCGACATCCGCTACACGACCGTGTGCGACGGCCTGCCCCTGGAGTTCGACCGCTCCCTCAACCACGATCAGTTCATGGGGTCGCTGTTGCACGTGTTCTCGACGCACGTGGAGGAGGTGCTCGGGAGGATTATCAGCTCTGCATGCCCGCCGGTCACCTGCTTGATCGCCGACACCTTCTTTGTGTGGCCGGCAACGATTGCCCAGAAGTTTGGGCTGCTGTATGTTTCTTTCTGGACCGAACCGGCTCTGGTTTTTACACTATATTACCATATGCATCTTCTCGAGAAAAATGGTCATTTTGCTTGCCCTG ATCCTCGCGGTGACACGGTGGATTACGTACCGGGGGTGGCGGGAATCGAGCCAAAGGATATGACGTCGTATCTCCAAGACACGGACACCTCCTCCGTCTGCCACCAGATCATCTCCAAAGCCTTCCAGGAGGCCCGCGGCGCCCACGTCGTCCTCTGCAACACGGTCCATGAACTCGAACCCTATACCATTTCCGCCCTCCGACCCGGCATTCAGTTCCTCGCGGTCGGACCCATCTTCCCCACCGGGTTCTCCAGGAGCGCCGTCGCCACCAGCCTCTGGTCCGAGTCCGACTGCACCCACTGGCTCGACGCCAGGCCGCGCGCCTCTGTCCTCTACGTGTCCTTTGGCAGCTACGCCCACGTCACCAAGAGCGACCTCGTGGAGATCGCCAACGGTTTAGCCCGAAGCGGGGTCAGTTTCGTTTGGGTGCTCCGACCCGACATCGTGAGCTCCGAGGATGCGGACCCCCTGCCCGTCGGATACAGGGAGGAGATCGGCGACCGCGCGATGGTAATCCCCTGGTGCTTCCAGATATCGGTGCTGGCCCACCCGGCGATCGGCGGGTTCTTGACGCACTGCGGGTGGAACTCGATACTGGAGAGCGCCTGGTGTAGGGTTCCAATGCTGTGCTTCCCGCTGCTGACGGATCAGTTTACGAATCGCAAATTGGTGGTGGATGATTGGAAGATCGGGATCAACTTGAGCGACGGGAAGCCGATCACGAAGGAGGAGGTTTCGGAGAATGTCATCCGTCTGATGAGTGGAAAATCAGGGGACGAGTTCAGGAATCGAATAGGAGAGATGAGGACGATGATGGAAGCGGCTTTGACGCCCGGTGGATCCTCCGAAAAAAATATGGATCGGTTCATAGCGGGTCTAAAGGCCAGTACGCAAAAATAA